Below is a window of Candidatus Trichorickettsia mobilis DNA.
TCGTTTGTAGGTATGGAACGCTCGGCATTACATCGTAAATTAAAGCTACTTAGTATACATACAGCCAGTGCAAAAATGAGAGATGAAGAATACCAAGAAGAACAATTATGAGAGAGTTACTTAATTATTATAGCAACGACTGCAATTTGCTTTTTAAAAAATATGCAAGTTTATTACAAATTATTTTTGGTGTCTTAGCATTAGCTGCTAGTAGTCAATTGAGCATTCCTCTAAAGCCAGTGCCTATTACTTTTCTTACAATGATGATAAGCCTGATTGGATTAATATATAAACCATATCTTGCTTTTACCACAGTTGGTATTTATTTAATCTGTGGCGTATGTGGATTGCCAGTGTTTAGCAAATATAACTACGGAATAGAATATGTAATGGGAACAACTGGTGGATATTTGATAGGGTGTATGATTGCAGCTCCTATAATGAGTATACTAAAAAATAGACCTCTTTTAAAACTCGCATCAAAGAGAGGATTTGAAGGAGACACTGCAGCTTGGTCCACAGCGTACTTTTGGTTTGTTTCGGATTCGAGTACCGCGCCAAAGTACAAATCATCTGCAGAAGTAGAGTTTCAAAAGAGGTCTAATAATATATCGCAAAAATTTTGGCCTGTTGCATTTTGCTGTTTTATTGGACATATTATAATTTATTTTTTTGGTATTACCTGGCTTAGCCAATTTATGAGTTTTAATAATGCAATATATAATGGGTTTATTGTATTTATTCCTAGCGGCATAGTAAAAATACTAATATTTTCATATTTATTCTCTTATATTAAAAGTAAAGTCCAAATATGAAAATATTAATTATTTTACTACTGCTTTTTTCTGGATGCTCAGAACAATCCAGAAAAAGTGATGGATTATTGACCGATGCTCAAAGTAATAAAATAAAAGAATTTATTGTTAATCAACGTAACAATAAATTAGAACCTGATATCAAAAAAGAATTTGGTTCAAATCTTAGAGGTCTCAAGCTTACAGGAGTCAACCTTTCTGGTTTAGATTTATCAGGTATAGATTTGAGTTTTTGCCAAATGTCACGTATTAATTTCTCAGCAACAACCTTTAAAGATATAATTTTAGAAAAGTCAATCATTCAAGATAGTGATTTCTCTAATACTACTATCAATAATATAAATGCTAGATATGCAGATTTTCAAGCTTCTATCTTTGAAAAAGCAACTATAAAAAATGTTGATTTTTTTAATACTAATTTTGAAGAAGCTGATTTTACTGGAACAACTCTAGATCAAGTCAATTTTGCAAAATCTAACTTGATAGCTACAATTTTTGAACAAAGTAATATTAATAATAGTAATTTTCAACAAAGTAATTTAGGACAAAGTGAATTCAAAAAAGCACAAATTAGCGGCTCGGTTTTTTATGGTACAGATTTAAGTAATGTGCAAGCAAATAGTATCAAGATACAAAATTGTTATTTTGAATCTGCTGATTTAACGAATGCTAATTTTACTTTAGCCACATTAACCAATTCTAATTTTTCTCACTCACTTCTTGATGAAATTAAACTTAAAGAAGCTCAAATAAATAATTGTGCTTTTTTATCTACTTCTTTTCAACATGCTCATTTTATTAAAACACTTATTACTCACTGTAATCTACAAAATGCAGATTTAAGTAATGTAAATTTTGAACAAGTGAATATTACGGACGGTAATTTACAAAATACAAACTTAAATGGAGCTACCTTATCAGCTGTAAATATCAAAAATGTTAATGCTACCAGTAGTAACCTTCATACAGCTGAAATTACCAATAGTACTATAGAAGATTCTAATCTTCAGAATATCACACTAAATAATACTACTATTAACACTTTAACAATTATTAACTCTGATCTAACCGGCGGAACATTTATTAATTCATCAGTTAATAAATCTCAATTTAATAAATCAAAGCTTAATAAGATATTTAGCAAAAATACCGATTTAACTAAGGTTAAATTTACTTTAAGCAATATTATGCAATCAGCTTTTATAAACTCTAATATGCAAGAAGTAACATTTGATTCCTCACAAATAGTCAATTCACAGATTAATAATATTATAGGGACTAAAATTAATGCAATTAATTCTACTGTAACCAGAACGTTAATATTAAACACAGAAGGTTTTGAACAATTGCAATCAAGCGGCAATATTTTATCTTTAAAAGATTTACAAAATGTCAGTAATTTATCTAATATGAATTTCCAAGGATTATCTTTAGCAAATTTGACTTTTAAACCGCAAATAAATTTTGCTAATACTATATTTAAACAAACAGACTTATCTAAAAGCAAAATGCAAAGTTGTATATTTGATTATGCTGATTTAACTGGAGCTAATTTAACTGACGCAGATTTAAGCGGCGCAAGATTTACTGACAGTAATTTTAAATCTACTATACTATATCGTACAAAATTTGATTATGCTGATTTAACTAATTTAGATTTTAGTAATAGTTTAATTGATACAATATCTTTAGTTAATACAAAGCTTGATGGTACCGTTGGAATTGTAAAACCTTAGAAGATGAAGAGTTGGTAGACGATAGTTTTACTTAGAGCCTGTCTTGAAAGTCTATATAAGAGAGGAATTTTTAGGAAAAACGAAGTCGAGCACCGCAGCGTACCCTTTGTACGTGAGGAACGGAGACGAGTTTTGACAACAAAATTACCTCTTATATAGACTTTCAAGACAGGCTCTAAGACAAGTGCTGCGGTATCTATTCACGTCCCTGGCGGAAACATTTACTGTATCAGGCATACAGATGGTGAGTTTGATAACAAACTGCTTCCACGGTGTCATTCCCAACAACGGCGGGAATCTAGCGTACATCTAAGCATTTGAGGTTTTATTCCTAGATTCCCGCCGTTGCTGGGAATGACATCGAGTGCGTTATAGTGTATATATCATACATCTACGGTTTGCCAGACCCTTGAATAGATACAGTGCTGCGAGCTTGGAGTCGAGCACCGCAGATCTTTAAATACGACTCTCATCAAGACAGGTTCTGAAGATTAAGGCGCCGCGCTATTGTATGATAAGATTTTATAGCATTTGAATTATCATCGACAAGAGTTTCAAATCCAAATTTTTCATTACTATGCATATCCCATAAACGACAGTTATCCGGGCTAATTTCATCAGCAATCATTGTTACAAACTTCTCTCCATTAAATACACGACCAAATTCCAATCGACATTCAACTAATCTGATTTCAACTCCAGCAAACAATCCTGTTAAGAAGTCATATGCTCTGATAGCATGATTCTTCACTTGTTTTATTTCTTGCTCGGTTAACCAACCAAAACTAATAATTTGATGCTCATTAATAATTGGGTATTTTAGATCACTATTTTTAACTCTAAAATCAATTACCGGATAATCAAAAACATATCCTTCTTCCATACCAAACTCATCGACATATCGTCCACAAGCTATTGTAGCAATTGATATCTGGATCGGGAATATATCAACGAGTTGTACTAATTGTTCTCGCATATTTATTTTTTCAATCAGATGGTTTTCTATCCCTACCATGTCTAGTTTACTCATAATAAAGGATGATATATTATTATTAATCACTCCTTTACCGGGAACATTCATTTTGATTCCACCTTCAAGTCTAATTTCATCAGTAAATGCCATAATTAAAGCAAAATCTTCTTCTGACTGATATAATACCTTGCTTGATCCTTGATAGATTTTGTTTTTCATATTTGATATTTAGCAAGAATGGCGCTTTAGATCTTGGCATAATTCTTCATAAGCAATTGATTCTGCCAGACAATTACCAACAATAGATAAAGTTGGCTTCGCAGCAAAGATGTTTATAGCAACATTTTTAATATCTTCAATATTAGCTGTCATAATATGTTCCATTATTTCTTCTACTGATAAATATCTACCAAAAATTGCATAATATTTTCCCACTTCTTCAGATTTACGACTTGAACTTTCTTCTGATATGTAAATACTAGCTTTAATTTGTGCTTTAGCTCTATTTAAATCTTCCAAGCGTATGTTATCTGTAATTTTCTTAATTTCTTCAGCTAGCGAAGAAATTAAGAAGGCTACTTTGTCATGACTGGTAGCAGCATAGATACTAAATAAACCGCTATCATGATAAGCGCTAATGTATGTACCCACTGAATAAGCAAGACCAAGATTCTCGCGTATCTGCTGGAATAATTTTGAAGAAACCCCTCCACCAAACACTAGAGATAAAAGCTGCGAGTGATATAGCGCCGGTAAATTTAAATATGATGTATTTTCAAAACCTAGTATGACCGTAGTTTGTTCTAATTCCTTAGTTGTAAAATGATAGCCGCTGGTATATTCAGCACTAACATAACTATTATCCTGTCCGCTATGTAATCCAGAGAATAGTAGTTCTGCTGACTTCATAATATTTTCATGAGTAACCTGACCGGCTACAGATAAATAAATATTATTTGCATTATAGTGTTTGCGTAAATAGTCTTTAAAAGATTGATGATTAAAGCTGTTTAAAATATGCTCTTCACCCAATATTGATCTACCTAATGGTTGATTATGGTAAGCCAAATTATAAAACACCTCTTGAGCGAGATCATCTGGGTCGTCATACACTTGTGCAATCTCTTGTAAGATCACTTGACGCTCTTTGATGATGTCTTCTTCAGCAAACAATGAATTTTGCATGATGTCGGCAAGTATTTCAAGCGCCTGAAAACAATCATCATGTAATACTTTAGCATGATAGACTGTATGCTCACGACTAGTATAAGCATTAAAATGTCCTCCAATAGCATCGAAGTTTTCAGCAATTTTTTTAGCTGAACGAGTGCTAGTTCCCTTAAAAGCCATATGCTCAAGAAAATGTGAAATGCCTGAGGTTTCTATGGTTTCGTAACGACCACCAACTTTTACAATTAAATTAATGGCTACAGATTGCACAGCAGGCATCCTATAGGTTACCACTGTCAAACCATTTGCTAACTTACTAACGTTAAATGTCATGTTTTACTTATTGTTTTAACAAAATTCGCCAATTGAGGAGCCACTACTGAGGTAGTATATTTATCATTTACCCTCACATATGCATTTTCGGCATATTTTTTTGCATCCATTGAGTTAATTAATAAATAGGCGAGCTTTAGAGTTAAATCATCGACTGAGCCGGCAGTACATAATAATCCATCATGTCTATTACGTATAATTTCTGATGGTCCTTCAGTATTTGTAGAAACTATTGGCATACTATTCACCATCGCCTCCAAAATGATTATGCCAAATGGCTCATGTAACGACGGGACACAAAATATATCGACCTCATTAAAAAACTTTTCTTTATTGTTTATCCATCCTACAAACGACACATATTGTTCCAGCTTAAGTTCTTGAACTAATTTCAACAAATTACTTTCTTCTTCGCCACCACCACCTATTATCGCTTTAAAGTTATAATGTTGATCTCGTAACTTTGCTAAACTCTTTAATAAAATATCAACACCCTTTTTCTTCACAAACCTGGTCATTGTTCCAATAACTACAGGACTATGAAATTTACGCACCACTGGATCTTTACGTATGTTTATCATATTTGGTATCACTTGGATACAGGATTCTTCAAAATGCTGCTTAATCAAATACTCTCTCATATGCTCAGTTAGAGCAATAATATAATTGCATTTTAATAAATCGGCTACTTTGTAATTATGTGCTATACCAACTATTGGACAACGCTTTCCTGCTTTACGAGCGAAATTCACTGCTCTATTGCCATGGACAATTATTAGATCAGGTTTAATAAAAACCACCAATATTATCAAATATAACATTGAAAAAAAGTCCCATGGCCCTAAATTGGGCAACTTTATACTAGTAGCGCTACTAGAGTTTACTTTTGCAAAAACACTAGTAACATTAATAACATTAATATTTTGTGACTTTAAGGCAAAACTATAATCCAAAAAAGATTGTTCTATCCCACCTAGCTTACGGCT
It encodes the following:
- a CDS encoding biotin transporter BioY codes for the protein MRELLNYYSNDCNLLFKKYASLLQIIFGVLALAASSQLSIPLKPVPITFLTMMISLIGLIYKPYLAFTTVGIYLICGVCGLPVFSKYNYGIEYVMGTTGGYLIGCMIAAPIMSILKNRPLLKLASKRGFEGDTAAWSTAYFWFVSDSSTAPKYKSSAEVEFQKRSNNISQKFWPVAFCCFIGHIIIYFFGITWLSQFMSFNNAIYNGFIVFIPSGIVKILIFSYLFSYIKSKVQI
- a CDS encoding pentapeptide repeat-containing protein → MKILIILLLLFSGCSEQSRKSDGLLTDAQSNKIKEFIVNQRNNKLEPDIKKEFGSNLRGLKLTGVNLSGLDLSGIDLSFCQMSRINFSATTFKDIILEKSIIQDSDFSNTTINNINARYADFQASIFEKATIKNVDFFNTNFEEADFTGTTLDQVNFAKSNLIATIFEQSNINNSNFQQSNLGQSEFKKAQISGSVFYGTDLSNVQANSIKIQNCYFESADLTNANFTLATLTNSNFSHSLLDEIKLKEAQINNCAFLSTSFQHAHFIKTLITHCNLQNADLSNVNFEQVNITDGNLQNTNLNGATLSAVNIKNVNATSSNLHTAEITNSTIEDSNLQNITLNNTTINTLTIINSDLTGGTFINSSVNKSQFNKSKLNKIFSKNTDLTKVKFTLSNIMQSAFINSNMQEVTFDSSQIVNSQINNIIGTKINAINSTVTRTLILNTEGFEQLQSSGNILSLKDLQNVSNLSNMNFQGLSLANLTFKPQINFANTIFKQTDLSKSKMQSCIFDYADLTGANLTDADLSGARFTDSNFKSTILYRTKFDYADLTNLDFSNSLIDTISLVNTKLDGTVGIVKP
- a CDS encoding phosphoribosylaminoimidazolesuccinocarboxamide synthase, which codes for MKNKIYQGSSKVLYQSEEDFALIMAFTDEIRLEGGIKMNVPGKGVINNNISSFIMSKLDMVGIENHLIEKINMREQLVQLVDIFPIQISIATIACGRYVDEFGMEEGYVFDYPVIDFRVKNSDLKYPIINEHQIISFGWLTEQEIKQVKNHAIRAYDFLTGLFAGVEIRLVECRLEFGRVFNGEKFVTMIADEISPDNCRLWDMHSNEKFGFETLVDDNSNAIKSYHTIARRLNLQNLS
- a CDS encoding pitrilysin family protein; this translates as MTFNVSKLANGLTVVTYRMPAVQSVAINLIVKVGGRYETIETSGISHFLEHMAFKGTSTRSAKKIAENFDAIGGHFNAYTSREHTVYHAKVLHDDCFQALEILADIMQNSLFAEEDIIKERQVILQEIAQVYDDPDDLAQEVFYNLAYHNQPLGRSILGEEHILNSFNHQSFKDYLRKHYNANNIYLSVAGQVTHENIMKSAELLFSGLHSGQDNSYVSAEYTSGYHFTTKELEQTTVILGFENTSYLNLPALYHSQLLSLVFGGGVSSKLFQQIRENLGLAYSVGTYISAYHDSGLFSIYAATSHDKVAFLISSLAEEIKKITDNIRLEDLNRAKAQIKASIYISEESSSRKSEEVGKYYAIFGRYLSVEEIMEHIMTANIEDIKNVAINIFAAKPTLSIVGNCLAESIAYEELCQDLKRHSC
- a CDS encoding glycosyltransferase family 4 protein; the encoded protein is MKVLNIMLSRKLGGIEQSFLDYSFALKSQNINVINVTSVFAKVNSSSATSIKLPNLGPWDFFSMLYLIILVVFIKPDLIIVHGNRAVNFARKAGKRCPIVGIAHNYKVADLLKCNYIIALTEHMREYLIKQHFEESCIQVIPNMINIRKDPVVRKFHSPVVIGTMTRFVKKKGVDILLKSLAKLRDQHYNFKAIIGGGGEEESNLLKLVQELKLEQYVSFVGWINNKEKFFNEVDIFCVPSLHEPFGIIILEAMVNSMPIVSTNTEGPSEIIRNRHDGLLCTAGSVDDLTLKLAYLLINSMDAKKYAENAYVRVNDKYTTSVVAPQLANFVKTISKT